The proteins below are encoded in one region of Apteryx mantelli isolate bAptMan1 chromosome 25, bAptMan1.hap1, whole genome shotgun sequence:
- the IL10 gene encoding interleukin-10: MKTCTAIVLLLLAASAELASCLHTEPSCTHFSELLPAYLRDLRIKFEEIKDYFQSKDDELSIQLLSSELLDEFKGTFGCQSVSEAMRFYMEEVLPSARTASAQHEKSVSDLGNMLMHLKATMKRCHRFFVCEKRSKTLKHIKEKFEKMNENGIYKAMGEFDIFINYIEEYLMKGRK, translated from the exons ATGAAAACCTGCACAGCAATTGTTCTCCTGCTCCTGGCTGCCAGCGCCGAGCTCGCCAGCTGCTTGCACACTGAACCAAGCTGCACTCACTTCTCCGAACTTCTGCCTGCGTATCTCAGAGACTTGAGGATCAAGTTTGAGGAAATTAAAGATTATTTT caatcaaaagatgATGAACTTAGCATCCAGCTGCTCAGCTCCGAATTACTGGATGAATTTAAG GGGACCTTCGGCTGCCAGTCCGTGTCGGAGGCCATGCGCTTCTACATGGAAGAAGTCCTGCCGAGTGCCAGGACAGCCAGCGCGCAGCACGAGAAGAGCGTGAGCGACCTTGGCAACATGCTGATGCACCTGAAGGCGACGATGAAGCGCTGT CACAGATTCTTCGTGTGTGAGAAGAGGAGCAAAACTCTAAAGCACATTAAGGAAAAGTTTGAAAAG ATGAATGAGAATGGAATCTACAAGGCAATGGGAGAATTTGACATTTTCATCAACTACATTGAAGAATACTTGATGAAGGGAAGGAAGTGA